In Euphorbia lathyris chromosome 2, ddEupLath1.1, whole genome shotgun sequence, the sequence tgagtatGGGAATGAATGCCAAGAAGAATCCTATTCAATTATCACATCACCAGGTTCTCCCTGCAGTGTTGCCACACATTTATGCCTGGAACAAGCTTTATGGTACTTACTTTACTAAACATTCCTCCAAATCTCTTTATTATATCTAACTTTTAAATTTGTATTAGGGACGAATTTCCTGAGTTGGCATGGGACTCAAGCTTATTTGACAGTGACAGAACCTGAGCTGATTAAAGAGATATTAAATGATAGAGATGGAAATTTCCCCAAACAAGAAGCTGATCCCTATGTAAAGAAGCTCTTAGGGGATGGAATCATAACCACTTGTGGAGATAAATGGTTTAAACTCAGAAAACTATCCAATCATGCTTTCCATTCAGACTCCTTGAAggtattattaattaatttctttgaCACCTATAATTCAGAgaacaaacaaagaaaaaatagaattaCATACGAAAACTAATGTTTGTAGGGAATGGTTCCAGCAATGATAGCAAGTGTGGAGATGATGTTTGAAAGATGGAGAAAACATCAAGGAAAGGAGATAGATGTATTTCAAGAGTTTAAAGTTTTAACATCTGAAGCCATTTCCAGGACAGCTTTTGGCAGCAGCTACTTAGAAGGACAACACATCTTTCATATGCTTACACGCTTGGCTGTCATTATTTCCAGAAACAGATACAATATTAGACTTCCTATCATACAGTATAAAACAATTCTCCTttgcttaatttataaattagagttTATCATGTTTATAATCATCTCTAAAAGGTTATGTTCATTTTATGTGTTGTTGCAACTTGCAGAAAGCTTGTGAAAACCGAAGATGACATAGAATCAGACAGAATGGAGCAAGAGATTCGAAAATCTGTGATGAATATGATAAAGAAAAGAGAAGTGAAAGGCCAAAACTCGGATAACTTCGGGAAGGACTTTCTAGGATTACTTGTAAAGGCTCATCATGACACTGATCATTCAAAGAAAATATCAGTTGATGACTTAATTGATGAGTGTAAGAGCTTCTATGTTGCTGGACAAGAAACTACTGCAAGTTCACTTACTTGGACTGCTTTTCTTCTAGCAATTCATACAGATTGGCAGGATAAAGCCAGGGAAGAAGTCCTTCAATTATTCGGCTCCAACATTAATCCGTCTTTCGAAAGCCTTACAAAATTGAAGATAGTAAGTTTTACTCATAACTAAACTTAAGTTTTTATCAGTAATGTACTAGGAATGACTTGAGAATCTTGTTCTGAATGTTAGATGAACATGATTATCAACGAAGCTCTGCGGCTATATCCTCCATCTGTTGTCCTGCCAGGAAGGAATGTGAAAAGGGAAGTGAGATTGGGGAACTTAATAGTCCCTGCAAATGTTAAAATGGAGATTCCAATTCTAGCATTTCACCATGATCCTAAAATATGGGGAGAAGATGTTCATGTTTTTAAGCCAGAGAGGTTTGCAGAAGGGATAGCGAAAGCTACAAACAACAACGTTGCAGCCTATCTTCCATTTG encodes:
- the LOC136220561 gene encoding cytochrome P450 CYP749A22-like, with the translated sequence MIIYVSSCAVVCLMILWYAVKMLKKVWWNPIRIQSMMRSQGIKGPSYKFFHGNSKQIMSMGMNAKKNPIQLSHHQVLPAVLPHIYAWNKLYGTNFLSWHGTQAYLTVTEPELIKEILNDRDGNFPKQEADPYVKKLLGDGIITTCGDKWFKLRKLSNHAFHSDSLKGMVPAMIASVEMMFERWRKHQGKEIDVFQEFKVLTSEAISRTAFGSSYLEGQHIFHMLTRLAVIISRNRYNIRLPIIQKLVKTEDDIESDRMEQEIRKSVMNMIKKREVKGQNSDNFGKDFLGLLVKAHHDTDHSKKISVDDLIDECKSFYVAGQETTASSLTWTAFLLAIHTDWQDKAREEVLQLFGSNINPSFESLTKLKIMNMIINEALRLYPPSVVLPGRNVKREVRLGNLIVPANVKMEIPILAFHHDPKIWGEDVHVFKPERFAEGIAKATNNNVAAYLPFGLGARSCVGSNFAITETKIVLSMILQRYRFVLSPTYVHSPFHLLTMCPQHGLQILLHPL